A portion of the Edaphobacter lichenicola genome contains these proteins:
- a CDS encoding ABC transporter permease, whose product MFEREENHISSALRVAPLVCFTLDFLSLLTKLIFANLGHRPIRTLLSVLAIAVEVTMILTLVGVSYGTLDESAQRARGVGADIVFRPPGSSALGLSTAPMSEKIPAILMKEPHVAFAMGTVVLPLGGGFDSVTGLDIDQFTKLNGGFHFLEGGPMVNDDDLIVDEVYARQKKWHVGDTVDLINHQWRVAGIFEPGKLARIAVKMRALQTDTGNPGHLSQIYVKLDDPKRADAEVDALRAKYPGYQIFTMEYFTSLLSINNVGLLKNFIYVVIGIAIIVGFITVFMAMYTAVLERTREIGILKAVGGSSGLILSILFRETFALALLGAALGIVLTYGTQWLMKHAVHASLVQETVYSWWPIATGIAVAGALLGAIVPGIKAIKQDVTEALSYE is encoded by the coding sequence GTGTTTGAGAGGGAGGAAAATCACATCTCCTCCGCTCTCAGGGTGGCTCCGCTCGTCTGTTTTACGCTAGACTTTCTAAGCTTGCTCACTAAACTGATCTTCGCCAATCTTGGCCACAGGCCTATCCGTACGCTGCTCAGCGTGCTTGCGATTGCGGTCGAGGTGACGATGATCCTGACGCTGGTTGGGGTCAGCTACGGCACTCTTGATGAGAGCGCGCAGCGTGCGCGTGGTGTCGGGGCCGACATCGTTTTCCGTCCGCCTGGCTCCTCGGCACTCGGGCTGAGCACGGCTCCGATGAGCGAAAAGATTCCGGCGATCCTGATGAAGGAACCGCATGTCGCGTTTGCGATGGGGACTGTCGTTCTTCCCCTTGGCGGCGGGTTTGATTCGGTGACTGGCCTCGACATCGATCAATTCACCAAACTGAATGGCGGCTTTCATTTTCTCGAGGGCGGCCCGATGGTGAACGATGACGACCTGATCGTCGATGAGGTCTACGCCAGGCAAAAGAAGTGGCACGTTGGCGACACCGTGGATCTGATCAATCATCAGTGGAGGGTCGCGGGCATCTTTGAGCCGGGGAAGCTGGCGCGAATCGCCGTAAAGATGCGTGCGCTGCAGACCGACACCGGAAACCCGGGGCACCTGAGCCAGATTTACGTCAAGCTGGATGATCCCAAGCGGGCCGATGCGGAGGTCGATGCGTTGCGCGCCAAGTATCCGGGCTATCAGATCTTCACGATGGAGTACTTTACCTCGCTGCTCTCGATCAACAACGTTGGGCTGCTGAAGAATTTTATCTATGTCGTCATTGGAATCGCCATCATCGTTGGCTTCATAACCGTGTTTATGGCGATGTATACGGCTGTGCTGGAGCGAACACGAGAGATTGGGATATTGAAGGCGGTGGGCGGGTCTTCGGGGCTGATTTTAAGTATTCTGTTCCGCGAGACGTTCGCGCTCGCGTTGCTGGGAGCAGCCCTGGGCATCGTGTTGACCTACGGGACGCAGTGGCTGATGAAGCACGCAGTCCACGCTAGCCTGGTGCAGGAGACGGTCTATAGCTGGTGGCCGATTGCGACGGGAATTGCGGTCGCAGGAGCCTTGCTGGGTGCGATCGTTCCCGGCATTAAGGCGATCAAGCAGGATGTCACGGAGGCTCTTTCGTATGAGTGA
- a CDS encoding ABC transporter ATP-binding protein encodes MSEPVIIGVRGLTKTYQVGDVAVHALRGVDLEVKRGEFVALIGASGSGKSTLFHILGGLTPMSAGTVQINGRDLAGMTNAERTDLRKTTVGFVFQKYNLLPTLTAEDNIRIVQYIGGRPTAFDPAFQEILQLLGISDRMKHKPRALSGGQQQRVAIARGIVNSPAILLADEPTGNLDSENSAGVLNLMKDLNRRLGQTILMITHDADAASYADRIVKMRDGRIV; translated from the coding sequence ATGAGTGAGCCCGTGATTATTGGAGTTCGTGGTCTGACCAAGACGTACCAGGTGGGTGATGTTGCGGTCCATGCGCTGCGCGGTGTCGATCTTGAGGTGAAGAGGGGAGAGTTTGTCGCACTTATCGGCGCCTCCGGTTCTGGAAAATCGACACTCTTTCACATCCTCGGCGGCCTGACGCCGATGAGCGCAGGAACCGTTCAGATCAACGGGCGCGACCTGGCTGGTATGACCAACGCGGAGCGAACCGACCTCCGGAAGACCACAGTCGGATTTGTGTTTCAAAAGTACAATCTGCTTCCGACGCTGACTGCCGAGGACAATATCCGCATCGTGCAATATATTGGCGGGCGCCCTACGGCGTTTGATCCGGCGTTTCAGGAGATTTTGCAGTTGCTCGGTATCTCCGACAGGATGAAGCACAAGCCTCGTGCGCTTTCAGGAGGGCAGCAGCAGCGGGTTGCGATTGCGCGAGGCATCGTCAATTCGCCCGCAATTTTACTGGCCGATGAGCCGACCGGCAATCTGGACAGCGAAAACTCGGCCGGGGTATTGAATCTGATGAAGGACCTGAACCGGCGTCTGGGACAGACGATTCTGATGATTACTCACGACGCGGATGCGGCCTCGTATGCGGACAGAATCGTCAAAATGCGCGATGGGCGTATTGTTTGA
- a CDS encoding tetratricopeptide repeat protein codes for MKFTARIPVTAALLALLLLTATGCNRLKARDQLTKGVQAFKNARYEEAVNHFQNSIALDPNYEDAKLYLATAYSYQVVPNLDTPENLAIAQKALDGFNAVLAKDPNDLTALKQIASINRNIKKFDVAKEYEKKVIAIAPNDPEAYYTVGFVDWTLAYKNAITILAADGLTDAGDGNPKKSKGACQKLQAANTDLVNEGLQYLNKAVELNPTYDDAMQYLQLTYRRKADLACGDEAARKEDMAQVDSWIQKAMGARKINEEKKEKATQGGVTMQ; via the coding sequence ATGAAATTCACCGCACGGATTCCGGTTACGGCCGCTCTGCTGGCGCTGCTGCTTCTTACTGCAACCGGGTGTAATCGCCTGAAGGCTCGGGATCAGTTGACCAAGGGCGTGCAGGCGTTCAAGAACGCACGTTACGAAGAGGCAGTGAACCACTTTCAGAATTCAATCGCCCTCGATCCAAACTATGAGGATGCGAAGCTGTATCTGGCCACGGCGTACTCCTACCAGGTTGTGCCGAATTTAGATACGCCAGAGAATCTGGCGATTGCGCAGAAGGCACTGGATGGCTTTAATGCTGTTCTGGCGAAGGATCCGAACGATCTGACAGCGTTGAAGCAGATCGCCTCGATCAATCGCAACATCAAGAAATTCGATGTGGCGAAGGAGTACGAGAAGAAGGTTATCGCGATCGCTCCTAACGACCCAGAGGCGTATTACACCGTCGGCTTTGTGGATTGGACGCTTGCGTACAAGAATGCCATCACGATCCTTGCCGCGGATGGATTGACCGATGCTGGTGACGGCAACCCGAAGAAGAGCAAAGGTGCATGCCAGAAGTTGCAGGCAGCGAATACTGATCTCGTGAACGAAGGGTTGCAGTATCTGAATAAGGCTGTCGAGCTGAATCCGACGTATGACGATGCGATGCAGTACCTTCAGTTGACCTATCGCCGGAAGGCTGACCTGGCGTGCGGCGACGAAGCGGCTCGCAAGGAAGATATGGCGCAGGTGGATTCGTGGATTCAGAAGGCCATGGGCGCCCGGAAGATCAACGAAGAGAAGAAGGAAAAGGCAACTCAGGGCGGCGTAACGATGCAGTAA
- a CDS encoding acetyl-CoA carboxylase biotin carboxylase subunit: MLIANRGEIALRVIRGCREMGIATVAVYSDVDRTALHVLHADEAYRLGPAPASQSYLLGDLILDVARRAGADAVHPGYGFLSENAEFAEACVAAGVTFIGPPAGAMRVLGSKTKARQAADAAGMPRVPGSVTGLADVAEATRVAAGIGYPVMLKAAAGGGGKGMRAVSRVEDLAAAFTAASSEAERSFKSGEVYLEKLIERPRHIEIQLIADEHGGCIYLGERECSVQRRHQKVIEEAPSAVVGAELRRRMGEAAAKLALSAGYVNAGTVEFLVDAEENFYFLEMNTRLQVEHPVTEMVTGLDLVQMQLHVAMGEALPLTQEQVRLRGHAIECRIYAEDPENQFFPSPGLITRLIQPSGPGIREDCAVYEGWNVPLDYDPMLSKLVAFAETREMAIDRMLRALDEYVIGGIKTNIGLFRRILMDEDFRAARIDTGYLERLLAGKPAGIAEQVPKDVVAVAAALFAASSRRESVAVADGAEESRWAVTGRREGLRL; encoded by the coding sequence GTGCTGATTGCGAACCGCGGTGAGATAGCACTGCGGGTTATTCGAGGGTGCCGGGAGATGGGGATAGCCACCGTCGCGGTCTACTCCGATGTGGATCGAACTGCACTCCACGTCTTGCATGCCGACGAGGCGTACCGGCTGGGGCCAGCACCGGCTTCGCAGAGCTACCTGTTAGGTGATCTGATCCTGGACGTGGCTCGGCGAGCGGGGGCGGATGCGGTGCATCCAGGTTATGGGTTTCTCTCGGAGAATGCGGAGTTTGCTGAGGCTTGTGTTGCGGCGGGTGTGACGTTTATCGGGCCGCCTGCAGGTGCGATGCGGGTACTGGGATCGAAGACCAAGGCTCGGCAGGCGGCGGATGCGGCGGGGATGCCGCGGGTTCCGGGAAGTGTGACCGGGTTGGCTGACGTCGCGGAGGCAACGCGCGTGGCTGCGGGGATTGGATATCCGGTGATGCTGAAGGCTGCGGCTGGGGGCGGCGGGAAGGGAATGCGGGCGGTCTCGCGCGTCGAGGATCTGGCAGCAGCATTTACCGCGGCAAGCAGCGAGGCGGAGCGAAGCTTCAAGTCGGGTGAGGTCTATCTGGAGAAGCTGATCGAGCGGCCGCGGCACATCGAGATCCAGCTGATCGCGGATGAGCATGGTGGCTGCATCTATCTGGGCGAGCGCGAGTGCTCGGTGCAGCGGAGGCATCAGAAGGTCATCGAGGAGGCTCCGTCGGCTGTTGTGGGGGCAGAGTTGCGCCGCAGGATGGGCGAGGCTGCGGCGAAGCTGGCGCTTTCGGCCGGGTATGTAAACGCTGGAACGGTGGAGTTTCTGGTCGATGCCGAGGAGAACTTCTACTTCCTGGAGATGAATACGCGGCTGCAAGTTGAACATCCCGTGACCGAGATGGTGACGGGGCTCGACCTTGTGCAGATGCAGCTTCATGTGGCGATGGGCGAGGCTTTGCCGCTGACGCAGGAGCAGGTGCGATTGCGTGGTCACGCGATCGAGTGCCGAATCTATGCGGAAGATCCTGAGAACCAGTTCTTCCCTTCGCCTGGGCTGATCACGCGGCTTATTCAGCCGAGCGGTCCGGGAATCCGCGAGGACTGCGCGGTCTATGAGGGTTGGAATGTGCCGCTCGACTACGATCCGATGCTGTCGAAGCTGGTGGCGTTTGCTGAGACGCGGGAGATGGCGATCGATCGGATGTTGCGCGCTCTGGATGAGTATGTGATCGGCGGGATCAAGACGAACATTGGGCTGTTCCGGCGAATTTTGATGGATGAGGACTTTCGCGCGGCGCGGATCGATACGGGGTATCTGGAGCGACTGCTGGCGGGTAAGCCTGCCGGCATCGCGGAGCAGGTGCCGAAGGATGTTGTGGCCGTGGCGGCGGCGTTGTTTGCGGCTTCGTCGAGGCGTGAGTCGGTGGCGGTGGCTGATGGAGCAGAGGAGAGCCGGTGGGCCGTTACGGGTCGGCGGGAGGGCTTGCGGCTTTGA
- a CDS encoding biotin/lipoyl-containing protein, whose translation MGRYGSAGGLAALTVWLEIEGEKRRVELPAEAGRGGVIECVVDGQSVTVDGRFLQAGVLSLLVGGRQYRCVLDGDGVVIDGRRFGFEVEDPRSLQGRRGAGAGTDGPRPVKSPMPGRVVRVLIEVGQEVEAGEAVVVIEAMKMQNELKSPKAGRVGRVAVSVGDTVGAGDVLVVVE comes from the coding sequence GTGGGCCGTTACGGGTCGGCGGGAGGGCTTGCGGCTTTGACAGTCTGGCTTGAGATTGAAGGAGAGAAGCGGCGCGTGGAGTTGCCGGCTGAAGCGGGCAGAGGCGGCGTGATCGAGTGCGTGGTCGATGGCCAATCTGTAACTGTCGATGGGCGGTTTTTGCAGGCTGGGGTTTTGTCGTTGCTGGTGGGGGGGCGGCAGTATCGGTGTGTGCTTGATGGCGACGGTGTGGTGATTGATGGCCGGCGGTTTGGGTTTGAGGTGGAAGATCCTCGGTCGCTGCAGGGCAGGCGCGGTGCGGGAGCCGGTACGGACGGGCCGCGGCCAGTGAAGTCCCCCATGCCGGGTCGCGTGGTGCGAGTGCTGATCGAGGTGGGTCAGGAGGTGGAGGCAGGAGAGGCCGTGGTGGTGATCGAAGCGATGAAGATGCAGAATGAGCTGAAATCCCCCAAGGCCGGGCGCGTCGGGAGAGTTGCGGTCAGTGTCGGGGACACGGTCGGAGCGGGTGACGTGCTGGTGGTCGTCGAGTAG